The stretch of DNA GATAATAACGGGATTACTTTTAATAAGCATTTCTTTATTTACTCGTATAAACTTCTTTGCTATAATTCTGGCGGTCGTAACAGCTACAGTAGGGCTTTTTATTGCAACTCTAAAACACAGCAGGGAGAGAGGAGAATGGAAGGAAGCATCATAAAGATTGTTGGTGTACCTGATTTCGTTACTATGACCTGGCTTATGATGGCTGTTGTTTTAGTTTTCGCGTACATATTAGGCAGAAATTTACGTAAATTCCCAGACAGAATCCAATTTGTCTTTGAATCTTTAACCTCATTCATCGTATATACCCTTGAAGATGCAATGGGAAGCTACGGAAGAAAGTTCTTCCCTCTCATAGCTGGACTTGCCATGTTCATCTTAATCGGTAACTTAATGGGACTTATACCTGGTTTCGTTCAGCCTACAGCTAACCTCAACACGACGCTGGCATTAGCTATTATTTCTTTCTTGGTCTACAACTACGAGGGTATCAAAAAACATGGGCTCATCAACTATATCAAGCACTTTGCAGGTCCAGTTCCATGGATGGCACCGATAATGTTCCCAATAGAAGTCGTTTCTCACCTTTCACGTATATTATCGCT from Desulfurobacterium pacificum encodes:
- the atpB gene encoding F0F1 ATP synthase subunit A — translated: MEGSIIKIVGVPDFVTMTWLMMAVVLVFAYILGRNLRKFPDRIQFVFESLTSFIVYTLEDAMGSYGRKFFPLIAGLAMFILIGNLMGLIPGFVQPTANLNTTLALAIISFLVYNYEGIKKHGLINYIKHFAGPVPWMAPIMFPIEVVSHLSRILSLSFRLFGNMFGDEMVVLVALMLVPFLVPVAGEFIVFANSILQTFIFCILTVVYIATAIEEHEEEHVGY